In Streptomyces capitiformicae, one genomic interval encodes:
- a CDS encoding alpha/beta fold hydrolase produces the protein MTRLMHVKRGPYAPPVPVRELTAVSADGARLHVEVHGPEGSPTVVLVHGWTCSTAYWAAQIRDLAVDHRVIAYDQRGHGRSPASAACTTDALADDLEAVLAATLAPGEKAVLAGHSMGGMTLMAASARAGFREHAAAVLLCSTGSSRLVAEALVVPGRPGRVRTWLTRKILGSRAPLGPVTPVARRILKYATMGPGSAPVMVEACARIVHACPTRVRYAWSHVLDSLDLDHGVRELTVPTAVVVGTADRMTPPVHARALAAALPDCVGVTELTGVGHMAPVEAPDVVTARIRGLAAEYVRTQRDELRDELEEAGA, from the coding sequence GTGACCCGACTGATGCACGTGAAGCGTGGCCCGTACGCCCCGCCCGTCCCTGTACGGGAGTTGACGGCCGTGTCAGCCGACGGGGCCCGGCTGCACGTCGAGGTGCATGGGCCCGAGGGTTCACCCACTGTGGTGTTGGTGCACGGCTGGACCTGTTCGACCGCTTACTGGGCGGCGCAGATACGGGACCTCGCCGTCGACCACCGGGTCATCGCCTACGACCAGCGCGGCCACGGACGCAGTCCCGCCTCCGCCGCCTGTACCACGGACGCCCTCGCCGACGACCTGGAGGCGGTGCTCGCGGCGACGCTCGCGCCGGGCGAGAAGGCGGTGCTGGCCGGGCACTCCATGGGCGGGATGACGCTGATGGCGGCCTCGGCGCGGGCCGGCTTCCGGGAGCACGCGGCGGCGGTACTGCTGTGCAGCACGGGCAGTTCGCGTCTGGTCGCCGAGGCGCTCGTCGTACCCGGGCGGCCCGGTCGGGTACGCACCTGGCTCACCCGGAAGATCCTCGGGTCGCGGGCGCCGCTCGGGCCGGTCACGCCGGTCGCCCGGCGGATCCTCAAGTACGCGACCATGGGCCCCGGTTCGGCTCCGGTGATGGTCGAGGCGTGCGCGCGGATCGTGCACGCCTGTCCCACGCGGGTGCGGTACGCCTGGTCGCACGTCCTCGACTCGCTCGATCTCGACCACGGTGTGCGGGAGTTGACGGTGCCCACGGCCGTCGTCGTCGGCACGGCGGACCGGATGACGCCGCCCGTGCACGCGCGGGCGCTGGCCGCCGCGCTGCCGGACTGTGTGGGGGTGACCGAGCTGACGGGTGTCGGGCACATGGCGCCGGTGGAGGCGCCGGACGTGGTCACCGCGCGGATACGCGGGCTCGCGGCGGAGTACGTACGGACGCAGCGGGACGAGTTGCGGGACGAGTTGGAGGAGGCGGGGGCATGA
- a CDS encoding flavin-containing monooxygenase, translated as MTGREQEPEDVQGPEGVPEREHVRVAVIGSGFGGLGAAVRLRREGITDFVVLERAGSVGGTWRDNEYPGCACDVPSHLYSFSFAPNPDWPRTFSGQAHIRAYLEQVADAFRLRPHIRLNSEVQRMTWDGERLCWEIETSGGRLRADFVVSATGPLSDPRIPAELPGLDSFPGKVFHSARWDHGYDLRGKRVAMIGTGASAIQIVPAIQPEVGRLTLFQRTPPWVLPRVDRDISGVERWLHRRLPVTAKARRGLLWGIRELQVQAFTKHPNELGLLEGLAKRHMARAVEDPALRARLTPDYRIGCKRILLSNTYYPALTRPNVDVVASGLAGVDGSTLVAADGSTAEVDAIVFGTGFHVTDLPIADRVVGAEGRTLAQAWTDSGMKSLRGASAAGFPNWMTIIGPNTGLGNSSMILIIESQLNYMADFVRQLDVLGGRVALDARPEAVRAWNHRVQERMKRTVWNTGGCTSWYLDAHGRNTTIWPGTTSEFRGATRRVDLSEYRVLRPPSAPAAVKSRTTDKVEAGA; from the coding sequence ATGACCGGACGCGAGCAGGAGCCTGAGGATGTGCAGGGGCCTGAGGGCGTACCCGAACGCGAGCACGTACGGGTGGCGGTGATCGGGTCCGGTTTCGGCGGGCTCGGAGCGGCCGTACGGCTGCGGCGCGAAGGCATCACCGACTTCGTTGTCCTGGAGCGGGCCGGTTCCGTCGGCGGCACCTGGCGGGACAACGAGTACCCGGGGTGTGCCTGTGACGTGCCGTCCCATCTCTACTCGTTCTCGTTCGCGCCCAACCCCGACTGGCCGCGCACCTTCTCCGGGCAGGCGCACATCCGGGCGTATCTGGAGCAGGTGGCGGACGCCTTCCGGCTCCGGCCGCACATCCGGCTCAACTCCGAGGTCCAGCGGATGACCTGGGACGGGGAGCGGCTGTGCTGGGAGATCGAGACCAGCGGCGGGCGGCTCCGCGCCGACTTCGTCGTCTCCGCCACCGGGCCGCTCTCCGACCCGAGGATCCCGGCCGAGCTGCCGGGGCTCGACTCCTTCCCCGGCAAGGTGTTCCACTCCGCCCGCTGGGACCACGGCTACGACCTGCGCGGCAAGCGGGTCGCGATGATCGGGACGGGGGCGTCGGCGATCCAGATCGTGCCGGCGATCCAGCCCGAGGTCGGCCGGCTGACCCTCTTCCAGCGGACCCCGCCGTGGGTGCTGCCCCGAGTCGACCGGGACATCAGCGGCGTCGAGCGGTGGCTGCACCGGCGGCTGCCCGTCACCGCGAAGGCCCGGCGCGGACTGCTGTGGGGCATCCGGGAGTTGCAGGTCCAGGCCTTCACCAAGCACCCGAACGAACTGGGCCTGTTGGAAGGGCTGGCCAAGCGGCACATGGCCCGGGCCGTCGAGGACCCGGCGCTGCGGGCCAGGCTCACGCCCGACTACCGCATCGGCTGCAAGCGGATCCTGCTGTCGAACACGTACTACCCGGCGCTCACCAGGCCGAACGTCGACGTGGTCGCCTCGGGACTGGCCGGGGTCGACGGCTCCACGCTCGTCGCCGCCGACGGGAGCACCGCGGAGGTCGACGCGATCGTCTTCGGCACCGGCTTCCATGTCACCGACCTGCCCATCGCCGACCGGGTCGTGGGCGCCGAGGGCAGGACGCTCGCGCAGGCCTGGACGGACAGCGGCATGAAGTCGCTGCGCGGGGCCTCCGCCGCCGGCTTCCCGAACTGGATGACGATCATCGGGCCCAACACCGGCCTCGGGAACTCCAGCATGATCCTGATCATCGAGTCCCAGCTGAATTACATGGCCGACTTCGTACGGCAGTTGGACGTCCTCGGTGGCCGCGTCGCGCTCGACGCCCGCCCCGAGGCCGTACGCGCCTGGAACCACCGGGTCCAGGAGCGGATGAAGCGCACGGTCTGGAACACCGGCGGCTGCACCAGCTGGTACCTCGACGCGCACGGCCGCAACACGACCATCTGGCCGGGGACGACGTCGGAGTTCCGCGGCGCCACACGGCGGGTCGATCTGAGTGAGTACCGTGTGCTGCGGCCACCGAGTGCTCCGGCCGCTGTCAAGTCCCGTACGACCGACAAGGTGGAGGCCGGAGCGTGA
- a CDS encoding S41 family peptidase, with amino-acid sequence MSDSYEHESGLDAPGYLRFPHLSGDLLCFVAEDDLWLTRLDGSDRAWRLTVDRTKVTTPRFSPDGRHIAYTSWRSIVPEIHLAPVDGGRPARRLTHWGSPDTAVRGWTPPDEQGHSDILAVASHGEPFSHFTWAYKVRPDGDPGRKLPWGPVSDIQVAEIDGERRTLLLTGTPPHEPASWKRYRGGAMGRLWLHGERLLDDLGGHLHSPMFVGGRIAFLSDHEGVGNLYSCAYDGSDLRRHTDHDAFYARHAASDGTRVVYQCAGDLWIVDDPSPASLPRRLDVRLGGSRTGRRPYQVPAAQHVDGISVDDTGRASAVVVRGSLYWLTHRDGPARTLTDTPGVRVRLPEMLGSGGQVAYVTDAEGEDAIEIAHLPRATGARPPRRLASGLLGRVLEMVTDPQGERLAIASNDGRLLLVDVPQEPSEEAGEEAGEEAREEAGEEPREEAREEAGEEPDETPKEEAVQETGPEVTELITSVNGPVRDLAFSPDGAWLTWSHPGIGRTLRQIKMARIKDRYIVDVTNGRFEDENPVFTSDGRYLAFLSWRGFDPVYDVHTGDLSFPLGCRPYLAPLSSATPSPFALNPDGRPVAGGMDPTEEEDTGGAVTVEIEGLENRVTPFPVTASKYSALHPVAGGGLVWLRWPISGALGETFANPDDLTGRPTLEYFNITKAKRSELVDHLDWFAVSGDGSRLVVVDEGDLRAVPSTESGDGDTTVWIDLRRIFHEVDPAAEWRQSYAEAGRLIRAYFWDPGMSGIDWDGVLDQYRPLVERVSSPDEFADLLREVLGELGTSHAYVSPARRNEGPPHYQRRQGLLGANFVHRDEGWMIRRVLPGDSSDSKARSPLAGTGIREGAVLTHVDGRPVDPTTGPYPLLAGAGGLTVELTFEPPAGEGGSRRVAVVPLLDERPLRYQDWVVKRREVVRELSGGHCGYLHIPDMGGSGWAQFNRDLRMEVSRPALIVDVRGNAGGHISELVVEKLTRTILGWDLTRNAQPVSYASRAPRGPVVALTDEATSSDGDMITAAFKLLELGPVVGLRTWGGVVGMTGRHQLGDGTVITVPMNAAWFDAYGWSVENQGVTPDLEIDRTPLDWAEGRHPQLQAAVTLAMNLLATTPAATPPDYTNVPTRTRPTLPPRTPA; translated from the coding sequence GTGAGCGACTCCTACGAGCACGAGAGCGGCCTGGACGCCCCCGGCTACCTCCGCTTCCCCCACCTCAGCGGCGACCTCCTCTGCTTCGTCGCCGAGGACGACCTCTGGCTGACCCGGCTCGACGGCTCGGACCGGGCCTGGCGGCTCACCGTCGACCGTACGAAGGTCACCACCCCGCGCTTCTCGCCCGACGGCCGGCACATCGCGTACACGAGCTGGCGCAGCATCGTCCCGGAGATCCATCTGGCCCCGGTGGACGGCGGCCGCCCCGCCCGCCGGCTCACCCACTGGGGCAGCCCCGACACGGCGGTCCGCGGTTGGACCCCGCCCGACGAGCAGGGCCACTCGGACATCCTGGCCGTCGCCTCCCACGGCGAGCCCTTCTCGCACTTCACCTGGGCGTACAAGGTCCGCCCTGACGGCGACCCCGGCCGCAAGCTCCCCTGGGGCCCGGTCTCCGACATCCAGGTCGCCGAGATCGACGGTGAGCGCAGGACCCTGCTCCTCACGGGCACCCCACCCCACGAACCGGCCTCCTGGAAGCGCTACCGGGGTGGCGCCATGGGCCGCCTCTGGCTGCACGGCGAGCGGCTGCTGGACGACCTCGGCGGCCACCTCCACTCCCCCATGTTCGTGGGCGGCCGGATCGCCTTCCTCTCCGACCACGAGGGCGTCGGCAACCTCTACTCCTGCGCGTACGACGGCTCCGACCTGCGCCGCCACACCGACCACGACGCCTTCTACGCCCGGCATGCGGCGAGCGACGGCACGCGGGTGGTGTACCAGTGCGCGGGCGACCTGTGGATCGTGGACGACCCCTCCCCGGCCTCGCTCCCCCGCCGACTCGATGTACGGCTCGGCGGGTCGCGCACCGGCCGACGGCCGTACCAGGTGCCGGCCGCGCAGCACGTCGACGGCATCTCGGTCGACGACACGGGCCGGGCGAGCGCGGTCGTCGTACGCGGCAGCCTGTACTGGCTGACCCACCGCGACGGCCCCGCCCGGACCCTCACCGACACCCCCGGCGTACGCGTCCGGCTGCCCGAGATGCTCGGCTCCGGCGGTCAGGTGGCGTACGTGACGGACGCGGAGGGCGAGGACGCGATCGAGATCGCCCACCTCCCCCGGGCCACCGGCGCCCGCCCACCCCGCCGCCTCGCCTCCGGCCTGCTGGGCCGCGTACTGGAAATGGTCACGGACCCGCAGGGCGAACGCCTCGCCATCGCCTCGAACGACGGCCGCCTGCTCCTCGTCGACGTGCCGCAGGAGCCGAGCGAAGAAGCGGGCGAAGAAGCGGGTGAAGAAGCGCGCGAAGAAGCGGGCGAAGAACCGAGAGAAGAAGCGCGCGAAGAAGCGGGCGAAGAACCCGACGAAACACCGAAGGAAGAAGCGGTCCAGGAAACGGGCCCCGAAGTCACCGAACTCATCACCTCCGTCAACGGCCCCGTCCGCGACCTGGCCTTCTCCCCGGACGGCGCCTGGCTGACCTGGTCGCACCCGGGCATCGGCCGCACGCTCCGCCAGATCAAGATGGCGCGGATAAAGGACCGTTACATCGTCGACGTCACCAACGGCCGCTTCGAGGACGAGAACCCGGTGTTCACCAGCGACGGCCGCTACCTCGCCTTCCTCTCCTGGCGCGGCTTCGACCCGGTCTACGACGTCCACACGGGCGACCTCTCCTTCCCGCTCGGCTGCCGCCCCTACCTCGCCCCGCTCTCCTCGGCCACCCCCTCCCCCTTCGCCCTGAACCCGGACGGCCGCCCGGTGGCCGGGGGCATGGACCCGACGGAGGAGGAGGACACCGGCGGCGCGGTGACGGTCGAGATCGAGGGTCTGGAGAACCGGGTCACCCCCTTCCCGGTCACCGCCTCCAAGTACTCGGCGCTGCATCCGGTCGCGGGCGGCGGTCTGGTCTGGCTGCGCTGGCCGATCTCCGGCGCGCTGGGCGAGACCTTCGCCAACCCGGACGACCTGACAGGCCGCCCGACCCTCGAATACTTCAACATCACCAAGGCGAAGAGGTCCGAACTCGTCGACCACCTCGACTGGTTCGCGGTCAGCGGAGACGGCTCACGCCTCGTGGTCGTCGACGAGGGCGACCTGCGAGCCGTCCCCTCCACCGAGTCCGGGGACGGCGATACGACCGTCTGGATCGACCTGCGCCGCATCTTCCACGAGGTCGACCCGGCGGCGGAGTGGCGCCAGTCGTACGCCGAGGCCGGCCGCCTGATCCGCGCGTACTTCTGGGACCCGGGCATGAGCGGCATCGACTGGGACGGCGTCCTCGACCAGTACCGCCCGCTGGTGGAACGGGTGTCGTCCCCCGACGAGTTCGCGGATCTGCTCCGCGAGGTCCTCGGCGAACTGGGCACCTCCCACGCGTACGTCTCCCCCGCCCGCCGCAACGAGGGCCCGCCCCACTACCAGCGCCGCCAGGGCCTGCTGGGCGCCAACTTCGTCCACAGGGACGAGGGGTGGATGATCCGCCGCGTCCTCCCCGGCGACTCCTCCGACTCCAAGGCCCGCTCACCGCTGGCCGGCACGGGAATCAGGGAGGGCGCGGTACTCACCCATGTCGACGGCCGCCCGGTGGACCCGACGACGGGGCCGTATCCGCTCCTCGCGGGCGCGGGCGGTCTGACGGTGGAGCTGACGTTCGAACCCCCGGCGGGCGAAGGCGGTTCCCGTCGTGTCGCCGTCGTCCCCCTCCTCGACGAACGGCCTCTGCGCTACCAGGACTGGGTGGTCAAACGCCGCGAAGTCGTCCGCGAACTGAGCGGCGGCCACTGCGGCTACCTCCACATCCCCGACATGGGCGGCTCGGGCTGGGCCCAGTTCAACCGCGACCTGCGCATGGAGGTGTCCCGCCCCGCCCTGATCGTCGACGTACGCGGCAACGCGGGCGGACACATCAGCGAACTGGTCGTGGAGAAACTCACCCGCACGATCCTCGGCTGGGACCTCACCCGCAACGCCCAGCCGGTGTCCTACGCCTCCAGGGCCCCCCGAGGCCCCGTGGTCGCCCTGACCGACGAGGCGACGTCGTCGGACGGCGACATGATCACGGCAGCCTTCAAACTCCTCGAGCTCGGCCCGGTGGTGGGCCTGCGCACCTGGGGCGGAGTGGTCGGCATGACCGGCCGCCACCAACTCGGCGACGGCACCGTCATCACGGTCCCCATGAACGCCGCCTGGTTCGACGCCTACGGCTGGTCCGTCGAGAACCAGGGCGTAACCCCCGACCTGGAGATCGACCGCACCCCCCTGGACTGGGCAGAAGGCCGCCACCCCCAACTCCAAGCAGCGGTGACCCTGGCAATGAACCTCCTGGCCACCACGCCGGCGGCCACACCCCCCGACTACACAAACGTCCCCACCCGCACCCGCCCCACCCTCCCACCCCGGACCCCGGCGTAA
- a CDS encoding MerR family transcriptional regulator — protein MAEDGERREYRMEELAREAGITVRTLRFYRERKLIPPPRREGRIAWYDGTHLARLRTIAALLERGHTLSGIAELAEAFDHGRNVGELLGLGAPTEETPVRLTPEALADHFGGQATSENLAAALDLGYVATDGADIIHISRRLLDASAALVRAGIPLADVLAAGRHVREHADALAELFTDLILARGERTTEDLRRLRPLAKSVAEAELSMALDRRLGQWS, from the coding sequence GTGGCAGAAGACGGCGAGCGACGCGAGTACCGCATGGAGGAGCTGGCCAGGGAGGCCGGCATCACCGTACGCACCCTGCGCTTCTACCGGGAGCGCAAACTGATCCCGCCGCCCCGCCGCGAGGGCCGTATCGCCTGGTACGACGGCACACACCTGGCCCGCCTCCGTACGATCGCGGCCCTCCTCGAACGCGGCCACACCCTCAGCGGCATCGCCGAGCTGGCCGAGGCCTTCGACCACGGCCGCAACGTGGGCGAGCTGCTGGGCCTCGGCGCCCCCACCGAGGAGACCCCGGTCCGCCTCACCCCCGAGGCACTCGCCGACCACTTCGGCGGCCAGGCGACCTCGGAGAACCTCGCCGCCGCCCTCGACCTCGGCTACGTCGCCACCGACGGCGCCGACATCATCCACATCAGCCGCCGCCTGCTGGACGCCTCGGCCGCCCTGGTCCGCGCGGGCATCCCCCTCGCCGACGTCCTGGCGGCCGGCCGCCACGTACGCGAACACGCCGACGCCCTGGCGGAGTTGTTCACCGATCTGATCCTCGCCCGGGGCGAACGCACGACGGAGGACCTGCGGCGGTTGCGTCCGCTCGCGAAGAGCGTGGCGGAGGCGGAGCTGTCGATGGCCCTGGACCGCCGCCTGGGTCAGTGGTCGTAG
- a CDS encoding exodeoxyribonuclease III produces the protein MTTVNVNGLRAAAKKGFVEWLAETPADVICLQEVRAEPQQLPEEVRQPDGWHVVHAPAVAKGRAGVSLYSRREPDRIQVGFGSAEFDGSGRYVEVDLPGVTVASLYLPSGEVGTERQDEKVRFMGEFLAYLKGLRERAAADGREVVVCGDWNIAHREADLKNWRGNVKNSGFLPEEREWLGQVFDAADGAYVDVMRALHPDVEGPYTWWSYRGRAFDNDSGWRIDYQVATAGLAGKAVKGFVERAATHAERWSDHAPVTVVYDH, from the coding sequence GTGCCGCCGCGAAAAAGGGCTTCGTGGAGTGGCTCGCCGAGACCCCCGCGGACGTGATCTGCCTGCAGGAGGTGCGGGCCGAACCGCAGCAGCTGCCCGAGGAGGTGCGGCAGCCCGACGGGTGGCATGTCGTGCACGCTCCGGCCGTCGCCAAGGGGCGCGCGGGCGTCTCGCTGTACAGCCGCCGCGAACCCGACCGGATCCAGGTCGGTTTCGGATCGGCCGAGTTCGACGGCAGTGGACGGTACGTCGAGGTCGATCTGCCCGGGGTGACCGTGGCCAGCCTCTATCTGCCCTCCGGCGAGGTCGGGACCGAGCGGCAGGACGAGAAGGTCCGGTTCATGGGGGAGTTCCTCGCCTATCTCAAGGGGCTGCGGGAGCGCGCCGCCGCCGACGGGCGTGAGGTCGTCGTGTGCGGCGACTGGAACATCGCCCACCGCGAGGCCGACCTCAAGAACTGGCGGGGGAACGTCAAGAACTCCGGGTTCCTGCCGGAGGAGCGGGAGTGGCTGGGACAGGTCTTCGACGCGGCGGACGGGGCGTACGTCGATGTCATGCGCGCCCTGCATCCCGACGTCGAGGGGCCCTACACCTGGTGGTCCTACCGCGGACGGGCCTTCGACAACGACAGCGGATGGCGCATCGACTACCAGGTCGCCACGGCCGGGCTGGCCGGCAAGGCGGTCAAAGGGTTTGTGGAGCGGGCGGCCACGCACGCGGAGCGGTGGTCGGACCATGCGCCGGTGACCGTCGTCTACGACCACTGA
- a CDS encoding TetR/AcrR family transcriptional regulator, with protein MTETATVRRSRLTPEREAELYAAVLDLLREVGYDALTMDAVAARTRSSKATLYRQWGGKAELVAKAMRSNKPHTNIADVDTGSLRGDLHTLVSSTDDSAMEQNNALMRGLAMAVHSNPDLLKAFRELIIEPEMMEIRRVVQRAVDRGEVRQDNPAVEYVLHMFVGAFVARGMIDDQPPTQSFLRSYLDAVVLPALGVSTTP; from the coding sequence ATGACTGAGACCGCGACGGTGCGCCGCAGTCGACTTACGCCCGAGCGTGAGGCCGAGCTCTACGCGGCCGTCCTCGACCTGCTCCGGGAGGTCGGCTACGACGCCCTGACCATGGACGCCGTGGCCGCACGCACCCGGTCCAGCAAGGCCACGCTCTACCGCCAGTGGGGCGGCAAGGCCGAGCTGGTGGCGAAGGCGATGCGGAGCAACAAGCCGCACACCAACATCGCCGACGTCGACACCGGATCCCTGCGGGGTGATCTGCACACCCTGGTGAGTAGTACCGATGACTCCGCCATGGAACAGAACAACGCGCTGATGCGGGGTCTGGCCATGGCGGTCCACAGCAATCCCGACCTGTTGAAGGCCTTCCGTGAGCTGATCATCGAGCCGGAGATGATGGAGATCCGCCGAGTGGTGCAGCGCGCCGTCGACCGGGGTGAGGTCCGTCAGGACAACCCCGCCGTCGAGTATGTGCTGCACATGTTCGTCGGCGCCTTCGTCGCACGGGGCATGATCGACGATCAGCCGCCGACGCAGAGCTTCCTCCGTTCGTACCTGGACGCCGTGGTCCTCCCTGCCCTCGGCGTGTCCACCACCCCGTAA
- a CDS encoding SDR family oxidoreductase has product MSRGNVLEGRVAVVTGAARGVGELLARKLSVRGVKVALVGLEPDELKRVSERLYGESAYWHADVTDHEAMARVAEEVKERFGRVDIVVANAGVAIGGPLVDSDPDAWRRVIEVNLVGSAVTGRVFLPALIESRGYLLQIASLAAITPAPMMTAYCASKSGVEAYAHCLRAEVGHKGVAVGVGYLSWTDTDMVRGADQDDGMRVLRQRLPGPAGKTYPLGPAVDRIVAGIERRAGHVYGQWWLRGMQGVRGYLPGIIGTFAPREVRRVEGRLSGVRRGLVGAGGAADERERRGAVDVDVDVAVPVDVTERE; this is encoded by the coding sequence ATGAGCAGGGGCAATGTGCTGGAGGGGCGGGTCGCGGTCGTCACCGGGGCCGCGCGGGGTGTCGGGGAACTCCTGGCCCGGAAGCTCTCCGTGCGGGGGGTGAAGGTCGCGCTCGTCGGGCTGGAGCCGGACGAACTCAAGCGGGTGTCGGAGCGGTTGTACGGCGAGAGCGCGTACTGGCACGCCGACGTCACCGACCACGAGGCCATGGCCCGGGTCGCCGAGGAGGTCAAGGAGCGCTTCGGGCGGGTCGACATCGTCGTCGCCAACGCCGGTGTGGCGATCGGTGGTCCGCTCGTGGACTCCGATCCGGACGCCTGGCGGCGGGTGATCGAGGTCAACCTCGTCGGGTCCGCGGTGACCGGGAGGGTGTTCCTGCCGGCGCTGATCGAGAGCCGGGGGTACTTGTTGCAGATCGCCTCCCTCGCCGCGATCACTCCGGCGCCGATGATGACCGCGTACTGCGCGTCCAAGTCGGGTGTCGAGGCGTACGCGCACTGCCTGCGGGCCGAGGTCGGGCACAAGGGGGTCGCGGTCGGGGTCGGGTATCTGTCCTGGACCGACACGGACATGGTGCGCGGGGCCGATCAGGACGACGGGATGCGGGTGTTGCGGCAGCGGTTGCCCGGGCCCGCGGGGAAGACGTATCCACTGGGGCCGGCCGTCGACCGGATCGTCGCCGGGATCGAGCGGCGGGCCGGGCATGTGTACGGGCAGTGGTGGCTGCGGGGGATGCAGGGCGTGCGGGGGTATCTGCCGGGGATCATCGGGACGTTCGCTCCGCGGGAAGTGCGGCGCGTCGAGGGGCGGTTGAGTGGGGTGCGTAGAGGGCTTGTGGGGGCCGGTGGGGCTGCGGATGAGCGGGAGCGAAGGGGCGCTGTCGATGTCGATGTCGATGTCGCTGTGCCTGTGGATGTGACTGAGCGTGAGTGA